A single window of Salvia splendens isolate huo1 chromosome 6, SspV2, whole genome shotgun sequence DNA harbors:
- the LOC121807192 gene encoding cyclin-D5-3-like, whose product MESSSHSIFSPSSLLCGEDLGSLDSEDEEIVVDENDDTYIQTLLDREIQVDRREMEDLFQNSWIQRARLEGIDYILRKREVLGFGVQTAYASVTYLDRFLSRRSVDAEQSWAIRLLSMVCLSLAAKMEEIRVPTLSEFCVEDYNFESSVIMRMELLVLKALGWKMGSLTPFNFTSFFARKFFDKSPPKDWFSRIVEAILSSVRDAKIMCHGPSVIAAAATLFVLDQELTKEALQLKIGCLTTASHSFNIEGIISCYNSFQEMEIERLNRSKGIESPVLSPAQLQTYGSSSANSAKRKRLVFNQIDEKSINVDEMKKPKPES is encoded by the exons ATGGAGAGTAGCTCTCATTCTATCTTCTCTCCTAGTAGTCTCCTCTGTGGAGAGGATTTGGGAAGTTTAGATTCTGAAGATGAAGAAATTGTAGTTGATGAAAACGATGATACCTACATTCAAACTCTTCTTGACAGAGAAATCCAAGTTGATCGGCGCGAAATGGAAGATCTTTTCCAGAATTCTTGGATTCAAAGGGCTCGTTTGGAAGGGATTGATTACATTCTCAGG AAAAGGGAAGTTCTTGGATTTGGAGTACAAACTGCCTATGCATCAGTTACATATCTTGATAGATTTCTCTCAAGAAGATCTGTTGAT gCAGAGCAATCTTGGGCCATAAGGCTTTTGTCCATGGTTTGTCTATCACTGGCTGCCAAAATGGAGGAAATTAGGGTGCCTACATTGTCAGAGTTTTGTGTTGAAGATTACAATTTTGAGAGCAGTGTGATAATGAGGATGGAGCTTTTGGTGTTGAAGGCATTAGGATGGAAAATGGGATCCCTAACCCCTTTCAATTTCACTTCATTCTTTGCAAGAAAGTTTTTTGATAAATCTCCTCCAAAAGACTGGTTTTCAAGAATTGTGGAAGCCATTTTAAGCTCAGTTAGAG ATGCAAAAATAATGTGTCATGGGCCATCTGTGATAGCAGCAGCTGCCACATTGTTTGTATTGGATCAAGAATTGACAAAAGAAGCATTGCAGCTTAAAATTGGTTGCTTAACAACAGCTTCTCACTCTTTCAATATT GAGGGCATCATTTCCTGCTACAACTCTTTCCaagaaatggagattgagagATTGAATCGAAGCAAAGGCATTGAATCTCCTGTTTTATCCCCTGCCCAGTTACAAACTTATGGAAGTTCTTCTGCAAATTCCGCGAAGCGGAAGCGGCTCGTGTTCAATCAGATTGATGAAAAATCCATCAATGTGGATGAGATGAAGAAGCCAAAGCCTGAAAGCTGA